A genome region from Novipirellula galeiformis includes the following:
- a CDS encoding carboxypeptidase M32, which translates to MNQEQFEFVCEHARGAMLLQTIADTLEWDERTGMPIAGGDYRATQVSTLRGMVHHRRTDAKYGETLQSLSENLVHEDPAGDVAATVRGLLRDWKRNHRLPQDLVERTSRATVKGQQRWDAARRADDFGMFQETLAEILDLKREAGQRIAEGTDRSAYEALLDEYEPDARVEPLNQVFRDLRVPLVELIESIREAPRQPNRSLLERDFPIAAQRDLSRFVAERVGFDFQAGRLDETSHPFCTTLGPRDCRILTRYDANWLPAGLLGTLHEAGHGMYEQGLRAEWFGLPPGSYCSLGIHESQSRLWENQVGRSRPFWQWLFERARSNFSPALDEVSLDELHFAINQIQPSLIRVEADEATYNLHIIIRFDLEQQLIAGTLSVKDLPEAWDARYRSDLGVCAPSAADGVLQDVHWSAGLIGYFPTYTLGNLASAQLFDAAEAELGGFEEMFSRGEFAPLLEWLRERIHHRGQCESGNDLVEKATGKPLSADSLMGYLSGKLRKLYRIAG; encoded by the coding sequence AACGCACCGGGATGCCAATCGCAGGCGGGGATTATCGTGCCACTCAGGTCAGCACGTTGCGGGGCATGGTGCATCATCGACGCACCGATGCAAAGTATGGCGAGACGCTGCAATCGCTTTCTGAGAATCTTGTGCACGAAGATCCCGCAGGGGACGTCGCCGCGACGGTGCGTGGGTTGTTGCGGGATTGGAAACGCAACCATCGGCTGCCCCAAGACTTGGTCGAGCGAACGTCGCGTGCCACCGTCAAAGGGCAACAGCGTTGGGATGCGGCTCGCCGCGCCGACGATTTTGGCATGTTTCAAGAGACGCTAGCGGAGATCCTTGATTTAAAACGCGAAGCGGGCCAGCGGATTGCTGAGGGAACCGATCGATCCGCCTACGAGGCGCTGTTGGATGAATACGAACCTGATGCACGAGTCGAGCCATTGAATCAAGTCTTTCGAGACTTGCGTGTGCCCTTGGTCGAATTGATCGAGTCGATTCGCGAAGCGCCGCGCCAGCCGAATCGAAGTCTATTGGAGCGTGATTTTCCGATTGCCGCACAACGCGATTTAAGCCGCTTCGTTGCCGAACGCGTTGGCTTCGATTTCCAAGCCGGGCGACTTGATGAGACGTCGCATCCGTTCTGTACCACGTTGGGGCCGAGAGATTGCCGCATTCTGACTCGCTATGATGCAAACTGGCTTCCCGCCGGGCTGTTGGGCACGTTGCACGAGGCGGGCCACGGGATGTATGAACAGGGGCTGCGAGCGGAATGGTTCGGGTTGCCACCCGGATCGTACTGTTCGCTGGGGATTCATGAATCGCAATCGCGATTGTGGGAAAACCAAGTGGGCCGGAGTCGGCCGTTTTGGCAATGGTTGTTCGAGCGCGCACGAAGCAACTTTTCGCCGGCGCTCGATGAGGTTTCGCTCGATGAATTGCATTTTGCGATCAACCAAATTCAACCCTCGTTGATTCGCGTCGAAGCGGATGAAGCGACCTATAACTTGCACATCATCATTCGCTTCGATCTTGAACAACAATTGATCGCCGGGACGTTGTCGGTGAAGGACCTTCCTGAGGCGTGGGACGCTCGCTACCGAAGTGACCTGGGGGTTTGTGCACCTTCGGCCGCCGATGGAGTGTTGCAAGATGTTCATTGGAGCGCGGGATTGATCGGTTATTTCCCGACCTACACGTTGGGGAATTTGGCCAGCGCTCAATTGTTTGATGCCGCGGAAGCGGAATTGGGCGGCTTCGAGGAGATGTTCTCACGCGGTGAGTTTGCACCGCTGTTGGAATGGTTGCGAGAGCGGATTCATCACCGTGGACAATGTGAGTCGGGGAATGACTTGGTTGAGAAAGCCACCGGCAAACCCCTCTCCGCCGACAGTCTAATGGGTTACCTAAGCGGAAAGCTGCGGAAGCTGTATCGGATCGCTGGCTGA